The following coding sequences lie in one Nerophis lumbriciformis linkage group LG02, RoL_Nlum_v2.1, whole genome shotgun sequence genomic window:
- the LOC133607118 gene encoding androgen-dependent TFPI-regulating protein: MTLTLRRVYHIATFSWYAFVVKSLAAKDGEQLPPGIFVYGGPWKYLTFLNVLLQMFFFGLAAVNDLNWGKDSQTPLNRCKDVIFAVFAFPVGMFVVLLFWTIFAFDRELVYPATIDAFFPPWINHAMHTLVLPILLGELLMEPHVYPQTTHALLTLGVVGLLYLFWILWVYFSVGIWVYPLLGHFSSVGLVGFFCFNMSAVTLLYLLGHKLNSCMWKVPLNPH; encoded by the exons ATGACTTTAACCCTGAGGAGAGTATATCACATTGCAACATTTAGCTGGTATGCATTTGTTGTGAAGAGCCTCGCTGCTAAGGATGGAGAGCAGTTACCACCTGGCATCTTTGTGTACGGGGGACCTTGGAAGTACCTCACTTTTTTGAATGTA TTACTCCAAATGTTTTTCTTTGGACTGGCTGCAGTGAATGATCTCAATTGGGGGAAAGACAGCCAGACCCCACTAAACAGATGTAAAGAtgttatttttgctgtttttgccTTCCCTGTTGGCATG TTTGTTGTTCTGCTTTTCTGGACCATCTTTGCCTTTGACAGAGAGTTAGTCTACCCGGCAACAATCGACGCCTTCTTCCCACCTTGGATAAACCATGCAATG CATACATTGGTCCTACCTATTTTACTTGGAGAACTTCTGATGGAGCCACATGTCTACCCACAAACAACACATGCCCTACTTACTCTGGGAGTAGTGGGCTTACTTTATCTATTCTG GATTCTCTGGGTGTACTTCTCAGTCGGGATTTGGGTGTATCCTTTACTTGGACACTTCAGTAGTGTCGGTCTGGTTGGCTTCTTCTGCTTTAACATGTCAGCTGTGACCTTGCTCTACCTTCTTGGACACAAACTCAACAGCTGTATGTGGAAGGTACCCCTTAATCCGCACTAA